A single window of Gammaproteobacteria bacterium DNA harbors:
- a CDS encoding DUF29 domain-containing protein, whose translation MHPSEYDKDFYAWTIHNAELIRQKKFQEIDVAHIAEELESMGKSEKRELASRLAVLIAHLLKWQHQPARRGKSWKFTIKAQRIALLRLFNESPSLKYEINALADSYEEAILFTASETGLDENAFADTCPFSLEECLNKDFFPT comes from the coding sequence ATGCATCCCAGTGAATACGATAAAGACTTCTATGCTTGGACTATACATAATGCTGAACTGATACGTCAAAAAAAATTTCAAGAAATTGATGTAGCACATATTGCCGAGGAGCTTGAAAGTATGGGAAAAAGCGAAAAGCGTGAGCTAGCCAGCCGATTAGCAGTACTGATTGCACATTTACTTAAATGGCAACATCAACCAGCACGAAGAGGCAAAAGCTGGAAATTTACCATTAAAGCACAGCGGATTGCTTTACTACGGTTGTTCAATGAAAGTCCGAGTTTAAAATATGAAATAAATGCATTAGCAGACTCATATGAAGAAGCCATTTTATTCACAGCCAGCGAAACCGGTCTTGATGAAAATGCCTTTGCAGATACTTGTCCCTTTAGTTTAGAGGAATGCTTAAACAAAGATTTTTTTCCAACTTAA
- a CDS encoding ABC transporter permease — MNLLDYAPDFLHGLMVTIGLMACALALGLVLALLMTLAAISKYPLLRAPVNAFVFFMRGTPLLVQIFLIYYGSGQFDWLKASPLWILLREPFACAVIAFALNTSAYTTVLLKGAIASVPENEVAAAAALGMSRGLMLRRIIFPRAMRMALPAYSNEVIMMLKGTSLASTITLLDLMGVTNQIIAKTYATMEFLCIAGILYLCLNVIIVGLFKMLERRANVYLQPN; from the coding sequence ATGAATTTACTTGATTATGCTCCAGATTTTTTACATGGTTTAATGGTGACAATCGGCTTGATGGCTTGCGCTTTGGCTTTAGGACTGGTGTTAGCACTGCTCATGACCTTGGCGGCTATCTCCAAATATCCTTTACTGCGGGCGCCGGTGAATGCCTTTGTGTTTTTTATGCGTGGCACACCGCTTTTAGTACAAATATTTCTAATTTACTACGGCAGCGGACAATTCGACTGGCTTAAAGCCTCACCACTTTGGATCTTGCTGCGTGAACCGTTTGCCTGTGCGGTCATCGCTTTTGCTTTGAATACTTCGGCTTATACCACGGTATTACTTAAGGGTGCCATTGCCTCAGTACCAGAAAACGAAGTAGCCGCTGCGGCTGCACTAGGTATGTCAAGGGGGTTAATGCTGCGGCGGATTATTTTTCCACGCGCTATGCGTATGGCGTTACCGGCTTATTCCAATGAAGTTATTATGATGCTAAAGGGTACTTCGCTGGCAAGTACGATTACTTTATTAGATTTAATGGGCGTGACTAATCAAATCATCGCTAAAACTTATGCCACCATGGAATTTTTGTGTATTGCTGGCATTTTGTATTTGTGCCTGAATGTGATTATTGTTGGGTTGTTTAAGATGCTTGAGCGTAGGGCTAATGTGTATTTGCAGCCGAATTAA
- a CDS encoding ABC transporter permease has translation MLPISLSTDVIFSGYFPQILSGAWVTIQVACCSLVLGLILGLLGASLESSKWRWLRYIATSLISIIRGVPELLVLFFIYFGGTILLTQLAGHYVNVSAFLAGVVGLALIFGSYASQVFRGAFLAIPIGQIEAARALGLNRSLIFIRIQLPQAWRHALPGLSNLWLVLLKDTALVSLIGLADLMNKSQVAASTTHEPFVFFMTAAFLYLIMTSISQWIMGKLSANATRHLQQ, from the coding sequence ATGCTACCTATTTCCCTGAGCACTGATGTGATATTTTCGGGTTATTTTCCACAAATCTTATCGGGCGCCTGGGTGACTATCCAGGTCGCCTGCTGCTCACTGGTCTTAGGTTTAATCCTGGGGTTACTTGGCGCTTCCCTAGAATCCTCCAAATGGCGTTGGTTGCGTTATATCGCAACCAGCCTCATTTCCATTATTCGCGGTGTGCCTGAACTTTTGGTGCTGTTTTTTATCTATTTTGGCGGCACTATTCTGCTCACGCAATTGGCTGGGCATTATGTGAATGTCTCAGCTTTTCTTGCTGGAGTTGTTGGGCTCGCACTTATTTTTGGCTCATATGCTTCACAAGTGTTCCGCGGCGCGTTTCTTGCCATACCTATAGGCCAAATTGAAGCGGCACGCGCCTTAGGATTGAATCGATCCCTAATTTTTATTCGTATTCAACTACCGCAAGCTTGGCGGCACGCGTTGCCTGGTTTAAGCAATCTCTGGCTAGTGCTGCTCAAAGATACTGCCCTTGTGTCTTTAATTGGTCTTGCCGATCTGATGAATAAATCCCAAGTGGCTGCTTCCACTACCCATGAGCCATTTGTATTTTTTATGACTGCGGCATTTTTGTATTTAATCATGACCTCGATTTCACAATGGATCATGGGAAAGTTGTCAGCTAATGCGACAAGGCACCTACAGCAATGA
- a CDS encoding lysine/arginine/ornithine ABC transporter substrate-binding protein, whose amino-acid sequence MKKLLRPLLIGLFLFSNFSAIAAIPQTISFATEATYPPFEYIDAKGNMQGYDIDLAKALCEEMKVQCTFSNQPFDSLIPSLKLGKFNALIGALGITDARKQQVDFTDPYLAATASFVAPVASHLTLSPDSLKEKTIGVQGGTTYEQYLAIDYKDIVKIKTYTSLQDALLDLNSGRIDAVLGDTPSITDWLQKHDTDKKYALVGSAINNPKMFGVGYAIAVQKGNQELVDAFNAALKKIKENGTYQKLNATYFPEH is encoded by the coding sequence ATGAAAAAACTGCTTCGGCCTTTACTCATAGGTTTATTCTTGTTCAGCAATTTCTCTGCGATAGCTGCCATACCCCAAACAATCAGCTTCGCCACTGAAGCCACCTATCCTCCCTTTGAGTACATTGACGCTAAAGGCAATATGCAAGGCTATGATATCGATCTCGCCAAAGCGTTGTGCGAAGAAATGAAAGTGCAATGCACCTTTAGTAACCAGCCTTTTGACAGCCTTATTCCCAGTTTAAAATTAGGCAAATTCAACGCCTTAATTGGCGCCCTCGGCATTACTGACGCCAGAAAACAACAGGTTGATTTCACTGATCCTTATTTGGCTGCTACTGCCAGCTTTGTTGCACCCGTTGCAAGTCACTTAACACTTTCACCTGATAGCCTGAAAGAAAAAACCATCGGCGTTCAAGGTGGCACAACTTATGAACAATATCTAGCCATTGATTATAAAGATATCGTCAAAATCAAAACCTACACCAGCCTCCAAGATGCCCTGTTAGATTTAAATTCTGGGCGCATTGATGCCGTGCTGGGTGATACCCCTTCCATTACTGACTGGTTACAAAAACACGATACTGACAAAAAATACGCCTTAGTTGGCTCAGCTATTAATAATCCGAAAATGTTCGGCGTTGGCTACGCCATTGCCGTGCAAAAAGGTAATCAAGAATTAGTCGATGCATTTAACGCAGCCCTTAAAAAAATCAAAGAAAATGGTACTTATCAAAAATTGAATGCTACCTATTTCCCTGAGCACTGA
- a CDS encoding amino acid ABC transporter ATP-binding protein — protein sequence MHPKIIVQGLHKSFKEQQILKGVSFTANTGDVVALMGSSGSGKSTLLRCINLLTTPDAGVIQIDKQILAFEPDKPHPLSHKEVTKLRIKIGMVFQQFNLWAHKTVMENLIEAPVHVLKQQKYLALEQAEVLLEKVGLIDKKNQYPVQLSGGQQQRAAIARALMMKPEIMLFDEPTSALDPEMVGEVLNVMQSLAAEGMTMLVATHELGFARNVAGQAIFLDQGIIVEHGVAKEMFKNPKTSRFARFLEAVQH from the coding sequence ATGCACCCTAAAATAATCGTTCAAGGATTACATAAATCCTTTAAAGAGCAGCAAATCTTAAAGGGTGTGTCCTTCACAGCGAATACCGGGGATGTCGTCGCCCTGATGGGCAGTAGCGGTTCTGGCAAAAGCACTTTGCTACGCTGCATTAATTTGTTAACAACGCCTGATGCGGGTGTTATACAGATCGATAAACAGATATTAGCATTTGAACCTGATAAACCGCATCCCTTATCACACAAAGAAGTGACAAAATTGCGTATCAAAATTGGCATGGTATTCCAGCAATTTAATCTTTGGGCGCATAAAACTGTGATGGAAAACCTCATTGAAGCGCCAGTGCATGTGTTAAAGCAGCAAAAATATTTAGCCCTGGAGCAAGCTGAAGTTTTACTAGAAAAAGTAGGATTAATAGACAAAAAAAATCAATATCCGGTACAACTGTCCGGTGGACAGCAGCAACGCGCTGCTATCGCCCGTGCTTTAATGATGAAACCAGAAATCATGCTGTTTGATGAGCCGACTTCAGCCTTAGATCCTGAGATGGTAGGTGAGGTGCTGAATGTCATGCAATCTCTGGCAGCCGAAGGCATGACCATGCTAGTTGCGACTCATGAGTTAGGATTTGCCCGCAATGTTGCAGGTCAGGCTATTTTCCTCGATCAAGGAATTATCGTTGAACATGGGGTAGCAAAAGAAATGTTCAAGAATCCTAAAACCAGTCGCTTTGCTAGGTTTTTGGAGGCGGTGCAGCATTGA
- the argR gene encoding arginine repressor, producing MNDPKHRVPDFNQSQKLLNALKTLLLSGTVSTQAEIKQALQQQGFYINQSKISRLLRRLGAIKVTNQQGESSYSLPREPLLPSAQSSLAQLIIDIAANETLIIIRTNPGSASLIAALLDRQAAELGILGTVAGDDTLFIVPRSIHTIQQTLTAIKKRLYDED from the coding sequence ATGAATGACCCTAAGCATCGTGTACCTGATTTTAACCAATCCCAAAAGCTCCTAAACGCCCTCAAAACCTTGTTATTATCTGGAACTGTCAGCACCCAGGCGGAAATTAAACAAGCGTTGCAACAGCAGGGTTTTTATATTAATCAGTCGAAAATTTCACGGCTGCTGCGCAGGTTAGGCGCCATCAAGGTAACCAATCAACAGGGTGAAAGCAGTTATTCCTTGCCGCGCGAGCCGCTTTTACCCTCTGCGCAAAGCTCATTAGCCCAGTTGATTATTGATATTGCTGCCAATGAGACACTGATTATCATCCGCACCAATCCAGGCTCCGCTTCTTTAATCGCGGCGTTATTAGACCGCCAGGCAGCAGAACTGGGTATTTTAGGCACAGTGGCAGGCGATGACACATTATTTATTGTGCCGCGCTCAATCCACACCATCCAACAGACGCTAACTGCGATTAAGAAACGACTTTATGATGAAGATTGA
- a CDS encoding glycine zipper 2TM domain-containing protein, producing the protein MRLIGFAFIIFACVISAGCGHTITKQDVGTVGGGVAGGYVGNAFTGGSTLGTIGGTLGGAYIGNQVAKNIN; encoded by the coding sequence ATGAGATTGATAGGTTTTGCTTTTATTATTTTTGCTTGCGTTATCAGTGCTGGGTGTGGTCATACCATAACTAAACAAGATGTAGGCACAGTCGGTGGTGGGGTGGCAGGTGGTTATGTGGGTAATGCTTTCACTGGCGGCAGTACGCTCGGCACTATTGGTGGCACTTTAGGTGGTGCTTATATTGGTAATCAGGTGGCTAAGAACATTAACTAG